Part of the Candidatus Brocadia sinica JPN1 genome, AAATGCACATATGCTGGCGCAGGAAATCCCCCTCGTTACTACGGTATTACCCTATCTGACGTTGGAGGGAATCAGAATCACGTACAAAACAGCGCGTGCTTCACACAACCGTATTAACGTTTTTTGATTTTCTCAATCAATTTTTGATACCGAACATCTTCTCTTAGATAAGCCAGATCCTTGTCCCTTTCCAGATGATAGATATCTTTATAACCTAACGCAATTGCCTTTTCCAGTACTTCAAATGCGGCGTCAATATTTTTCAGCAGCGCATAACTACAAGCAAGGTTATAGTGGACCAGAGGGTCGTTTGGTCTAAGGCGACTTAACTTCTGATCTACCGAAAGGCCTTTTTCATACATACCATGTGTCGTATACGCATTGCCTAAATACAGAAGGCAATCTACATAATTTGGATTCTTTTCAAGGATACCTTCAAAAAACCAAATAGTAAATTCCTCCCCTTCTTTTTTAAATTCAGGCGCGGTAATGATAAACTCATAATTCGGCAGTGTAATCGAGTTGAGAAATCTGTTTTTCGTTTCTGTTTTCATTTGTATGCTTATTTATTATTATTGCTTATAATTGTTGC contains:
- a CDS encoding TPR end-of-group domain-containing protein, producing MKTETKNRFLNSITLPNYEFIITAPEFKKEGEEFTIWFFEGILEKNPNYVDCLLYLGNAYTTHGMYEKGLSVDQKLSRLRPNDPLVHYNLACSYALLKNIDAAFEVLEKAIALGYKDIYHLERDKDLAYLREDVRYQKLIEKIKKR